A stretch of Desulfitobacterium dichloroeliminans LMG P-21439 DNA encodes these proteins:
- a CDS encoding ATP-dependent nuclease: protein MNNQPYICKVHIENFRNFRRAEFWLNEKQVVIGENAVGKSNLLYALQLILDPTLSDKDRMLEESDFWEGLDDPMTNGEQILIELWFANFEGNKNVLAQLTDATVMLDEKEALKLTYKFYPYRKVGETNEYSFIIFKGDDENRRFSYDDRKFLNIRVIKAIRDVESEMRNSKTSPLTQIIKQKYTISKDVLAEISHALEEKGADTLKIGQVEDLESRIQKLLNQMVSFSQDQFGVSLKTINIDATKLLYALRPLIDNRESGNTSLGINNLLYIALILLLIEDETIKTYLPKELYEELIEKDESDLIESCYSEVEEINGYALNDNVLTNCEKRDELYDFMSETIPTANGVTILAVEEPEAHLHPIYQRLLYRHVMNRSSASVIITTHSTHISSVAPITSIVHLISKRNSTSVKTTARLELDDSDFSDLERYIDVKRGEIYLAKGVIFVEGVSEEYLIPSFAKAMGYEIDRLGIVVCNVNSTNFEPYRQFAESLGVPYIIVTDGDYYHRVEGKIKYGDLASEDDVGYGYAGIDRSTKFSGIADIIEAYVASEYEEGITFDDLEIEDQIEFFQIRGIFIGMHTFEVDIFCQCGSATTTEGQIICRVFDELTAGGLQQKQNFKDRMSNGEYNKCLAQIESSHSQIGKGRFSQRLSSYATRSMVPDYIEAAINKIIELVRSRTN, encoded by the coding sequence ATGAATAATCAACCATACATCTGCAAGGTCCATATCGAAAATTTCAGAAATTTTCGCCGTGCTGAATTCTGGCTCAACGAAAAACAAGTTGTCATTGGTGAAAATGCGGTTGGAAAAAGCAACCTGTTATATGCGTTGCAGTTAATACTTGACCCGACGCTCTCTGACAAAGACCGTATGCTTGAGGAATCCGATTTTTGGGAAGGTTTGGATGACCCAATGACAAATGGGGAGCAGATTCTTATTGAGCTTTGGTTCGCAAACTTTGAAGGAAACAAGAATGTGCTTGCACAATTGACCGATGCAACCGTAATGCTTGATGAGAAAGAAGCACTAAAGCTTACATACAAATTCTATCCCTATCGAAAAGTTGGCGAAACAAACGAGTATAGCTTTATTATTTTTAAAGGTGATGACGAAAACCGCCGATTCTCCTATGACGATAGGAAATTCCTGAACATTCGTGTTATCAAGGCAATTCGTGATGTTGAATCCGAGATGCGTAATTCGAAAACATCACCGTTGACGCAGATCATCAAGCAGAAATATACAATAAGCAAGGACGTGCTTGCCGAAATTTCTCACGCACTTGAAGAAAAAGGTGCAGATACTCTTAAAATAGGTCAAGTTGAAGATCTTGAATCGCGAATTCAGAAGTTGCTCAATCAAATGGTGTCGTTTAGCCAAGATCAATTTGGTGTTTCTTTAAAAACGATAAATATTGACGCGACTAAGCTTCTTTATGCTTTGCGCCCATTGATTGATAACCGGGAATCAGGAAACACCAGTCTTGGAATAAACAATCTACTCTATATAGCTCTTATTCTTCTGTTGATTGAGGATGAAACGATAAAGACATATCTACCAAAAGAGCTTTATGAAGAATTAATTGAAAAGGACGAAAGCGATCTTATCGAGAGTTGTTATTCTGAGGTGGAAGAAATCAATGGGTACGCTTTGAATGATAACGTATTGACTAATTGTGAGAAAAGGGACGAGCTCTACGATTTCATGTCTGAAACTATTCCGACAGCAAATGGCGTAACCATTCTTGCGGTTGAAGAACCAGAGGCGCATCTACACCCAATATATCAACGATTGCTTTATCGTCATGTGATGAATAGGTCAAGCGCCTCCGTCATTATTACAACGCATTCAACACATATTTCATCCGTCGCGCCGATCACCTCAATAGTTCATTTGATCTCTAAAAGAAATAGTACTAGCGTAAAGACAACAGCTCGGCTCGAGCTTGATGATTCTGATTTTTCTGATTTAGAAAGATATATAGACGTTAAGCGTGGAGAAATATATTTGGCCAAAGGCGTCATTTTTGTCGAAGGTGTTTCAGAGGAATATCTGATTCCCAGTTTTGCAAAGGCTATGGGTTATGAGATAGACCGTTTGGGCATTGTGGTTTGTAATGTCAATTCAACAAATTTTGAACCATATCGTCAATTTGCTGAATCATTAGGCGTGCCATATATTATCGTGACGGATGGAGATTATTACCACCGGGTTGAAGGGAAAATTAAGTACGGGGATTTGGCCTCGGAAGATGATGTCGGATACGGGTATGCCGGTATTGATCGCTCAACAAAATTCTCGGGCATTGCCGACATAATAGAGGCTTATGTGGCTTCGGAATACGAAGAAGGAATAACCTTTGATGATTTGGAAATTGAAGATCAGATTGAGTTCTTTCAAATCAGAGGAATCTTCATCGGAATGCATACTTTTGAAGTTGATATTTTCTGCCAATGCGGATCTGCAACCACAACAGAGGGACAGATTATATGTCGTGTTTTTGATGAATTAACAGCAGGAGGACTGCAGCAGAAGCAGAATTTCAAGGATAGGATGTCCAATGGCGAATATAATAAATGCTTGGCACAAATTGAATCTTCTCATAGTCAAATCGGTAAAGGACGATTTTCGCAGCGTCTTTCTTCGTATGCGACGCGCTCTATGGTACCTGACTACATAGAGGCAGCTATCAATAAGATAATCGAACTTGTGAGGAGCAGGACAAATTGA
- a CDS encoding ATP-dependent helicase has protein sequence MNDYFKQKLTEVTNDSEQLRAYTSTDSTVVIAGPGSGKTTVLTLKVIRLLDDIIAEPRGLACLTYSTESAREFKTRLSKLGLRGRKNVFLGTVHSFCLAEILTPFAKLYPKYEIPNPIRIISEAEKKKLFDSVNPPGGTSITEMDKERTRNIRGISRVALESYEVALQTAISFEEALQKSGFIDFISMVKFSVELIQNESFVRKAIEAKFPWFVIDEYQDLGRPLHEIVLSLLDKSNIKIFAVGDADQSIYDFQGAAPDYLDELSQRDGIKCIRLLNNYRSAQTIVNASEYVLNSRRGYVASGALREYPATMDFIECDAGMDEQYQQTVELVRRFHSEEIPYHEIAILVGKNDEVKALKDQFEKQGIPVYLARQDFRNTESIFWLQSCASWLEDKATASFDEISQKWIGFLSHKQAVANSDDYDLLLRRTLLKVLETSKQYKDNLFEWLMYLLNELDFQNVFDGSERYPDEIKNLKSLIRVAKQTEPVLTIGFIARLGVPDNQVVLSTRHSAKGLEFDVVMMLGMEKDSFPNYYDTTQRRIDEARRLCFVAVSRARKACILLRSKQLPNKYGKWYSKDPSPFWITLKEFHDANGLSTYDAD, from the coding sequence TTGAACGATTATTTCAAGCAAAAATTGACGGAGGTCACCAACGACTCAGAACAGCTTCGTGCATACACTTCGACTGACAGCACGGTTGTAATCGCTGGCCCTGGGAGTGGAAAGACAACAGTGTTGACGTTAAAAGTCATACGTCTCTTAGATGATATAATTGCTGAACCAAGAGGTTTGGCTTGTTTGACATACAGCACTGAGTCAGCCCGAGAATTCAAAACAAGGCTTTCAAAATTGGGACTAAGGGGACGCAAGAATGTTTTTTTGGGTACAGTCCACAGTTTTTGCTTGGCGGAAATTCTAACGCCTTTTGCTAAACTTTATCCAAAGTACGAAATCCCAAATCCAATAAGGATTATTTCGGAAGCAGAAAAAAAGAAGTTATTTGACTCTGTTAACCCACCTGGTGGTACTTCAATAACGGAGATGGATAAGGAGCGAACTCGCAATATACGAGGTATAAGCCGAGTTGCTCTTGAAAGTTATGAAGTTGCCCTTCAAACAGCTATTTCGTTCGAAGAAGCATTACAAAAAAGCGGATTCATTGATTTTATCAGCATGGTTAAATTTTCTGTCGAACTTATACAAAACGAATCTTTCGTGCGAAAAGCTATTGAGGCAAAATTCCCGTGGTTTGTCATTGATGAATATCAGGATTTAGGCAGACCATTGCACGAAATAGTTTTGTCTTTGCTAGATAAGTCGAATATTAAGATATTTGCTGTAGGTGATGCCGACCAATCGATATATGATTTTCAAGGCGCAGCTCCAGATTACCTTGATGAGCTCTCACAAAGAGATGGTATCAAATGTATTCGCTTGTTAAACAACTATCGAAGCGCACAGACTATCGTAAATGCGTCGGAATATGTATTGAACAGCCGACGTGGGTATGTGGCATCAGGCGCATTGAGAGAGTATCCTGCCACAATGGATTTTATTGAGTGTGATGCCGGTATGGATGAACAGTATCAACAAACAGTTGAACTGGTTCGACGATTTCATTCAGAAGAAATTCCTTACCACGAAATCGCAATACTTGTTGGTAAGAACGATGAAGTGAAAGCATTGAAAGACCAGTTTGAAAAACAAGGAATCCCTGTATATTTAGCACGGCAGGACTTCAGGAATACCGAATCTATATTTTGGCTTCAAAGCTGTGCATCGTGGTTAGAGGACAAAGCTACGGCTTCATTTGACGAAATTAGTCAGAAGTGGATAGGTTTTTTATCGCACAAACAGGCAGTCGCAAATTCTGATGATTATGATTTACTTTTGCGTCGGACACTTTTGAAAGTATTGGAAACAAGTAAGCAGTATAAAGACAATCTCTTTGAATGGCTCATGTATTTATTGAATGAACTCGATTTTCAAAATGTATTTGATGGTTCAGAACGTTACCCTGATGAAATCAAAAATCTCAAGAGTTTGATTCGAGTTGCAAAACAGACTGAACCAGTATTGACAATTGGGTTCATAGCACGACTTGGAGTACCCGACAATCAAGTGGTTTTATCGACGAGACATAGTGCAAAGGGACTAGAATTTGATGTGGTAATGATGCTTGGCATGGAGAAGGACAGTTTTCCAAATTACTACGATACAACTCAACGGCGGATTGATGAAGCTCGAAGACTTTGTTTTGTGGCTGTAAGCAGGGCTAGAAAAGCGTGTATCTTGCTCAGGTCAAAACAATTGCCAAACAAATATGGCAAATGGTATTCAAAAGATCCATCACCGTTTTGGATAACACTTAAAGAATTTCATGATGCTAACGGATTGAGTACGTATGATGCCGATTGA
- a CDS encoding stage V sporulation protein S has protein sequence MENNSIGRKVTLKVGGNTNPIALKAAIAGHLSYGGNTVLLDCIGVAPNYIATKAIILLRGHLSTVGKNLEAYPIFHEVMVDNPTDSPVKTGIRWILDLR, from the coding sequence ATGGAGAATAATTCTATCGGAAGAAAAGTAACATTAAAGGTCGGAGGCAATACAAATCCTATTGCTCTAAAAGCCGCGATTGCCGGACATCTCTCCTATGGTGGCAATACGGTCTTACTGGATTGCATTGGAGTTGCACCAAACTATATTGCGACAAAGGCAATAATACTGTTAAGAGGACACCTATCGACAGTAGGCAAAAATTTAGAAGCATATCCAATTTTTCACGAGGTCATGGTGGATAACCCCACTGACTCTCCGGTTAAAACGGGTATAAGATGGATATTAGATTTGAGGTAA
- a CDS encoding tyrosine-type recombinase/integrase, whose product MARHNLGYQFQTAIDSAFRPGLDKHAAKHTGDSIDKVCSFSEKKNLQEVSYQIARYMKDHYPDIKMIKDINPDHVQSYLNQKSTTCSTATLGNFVSRINKLEKLCQSKFKISTNWEKNILTPQSQKTVRNEKLRIQTMEKKDLDKILDYGYRYSKSKAIVAIDLAYRYGLRDAEIADLKVKNVNWEKNTLEVIGKGGRRRELTIKPEDMEFMKTLCRNKKSDERLIGIRKDSINKQLNRIMEKLNLKKKYPVTGIHAIRKLKAQELWDMKRAQGSSKKEAMDYVSNYLGHGRGRYDVLNTYVQTQN is encoded by the coding sequence ATGGCCAGACACAATTTGGGATACCAGTTTCAAACGGCCATCGATTCGGCATTTAGGCCGGGTCTAGATAAACATGCAGCAAAGCATACTGGTGATTCTATAGATAAAGTTTGCAGTTTTAGTGAAAAAAAGAACCTGCAAGAAGTATCTTATCAAATTGCGAGGTATATGAAAGATCATTACCCAGATATCAAAATGATAAAGGATATCAACCCAGATCATGTTCAGAGCTATTTAAATCAAAAAAGTACAACATGCAGCACAGCAACTCTGGGAAACTTTGTTTCACGCATTAATAAACTCGAAAAACTATGTCAGAGTAAATTTAAAATATCAACAAATTGGGAAAAGAACATTCTCACTCCTCAAAGTCAAAAAACCGTGAGGAACGAGAAATTGAGAATTCAAACGATGGAGAAGAAAGATTTGGACAAGATATTAGATTATGGATATCGATATAGCAAATCTAAGGCAATCGTAGCCATTGATCTTGCCTATAGATATGGGCTGAGAGACGCCGAAATCGCAGATCTTAAAGTGAAAAACGTGAATTGGGAAAAGAACACTCTCGAAGTTATAGGAAAAGGTGGAAGGCGAAGAGAGTTAACAATAAAACCCGAAGACATGGAATTTATGAAAACACTATGTCGAAATAAAAAATCCGATGAAAGATTAATCGGAATCCGTAAGGATTCAATTAATAAACAGCTGAATCGAATCATGGAAAAACTGAACCTGAAGAAGAAATATCCCGTAACTGGGATACATGCCATCCGTAAACTTAAAGCACAGGAGCTATGGGATATGAAAAGAGCTCAAGGCTCTTCCAAGAAAGAAGCCATGGATTATGTAAGCAACTACTTGGGACACGGCAGGGGCCGATATGATGTGCTAAACACGTATGTGCAAACACAGAATTAG